CTGCGGGGATTCGTTGCTCTTCGTTGCAGGTCAAAGTGCGCCAGTTGTGCGGCTCATTGGCCAAGATGCGTTGGACTTCTTCAGATACGAGTAGCCAAACCGGCTTGCATTTCAGTGTGTTCCTGACGAAGTCTAGATAAGCACCGATGATCTCTGCATACTGCGTCGGATCGCACAACGGGTCGCCCGTCATGATGACCAAGTCTTTGGCCTGTCGGACGTAGCCAACTGCTGCGCCGGTCGGGGAGTGCCTCCAGATCTGGAACCTATCGTCGAGCCAAGAAGTATTGGTAGCATCGCCGTAGTTGGCGATGAGCTTTTCCAAAGGCGGGTACTCGGTTTCGGCGCTAGATTTTGGAGTCATATCTGAGCTTTCCGTGCCGTGCAAACTttctttgttgttttgtgATGCAGGCGCGGTTGCTGACTTGCGCCTCCTGGTGCTAGCCTCTGGATGAGGAAGTCCCGGAGGGCGGCTGGGCAAACTTTTGGGGTCGCGGTGAAAAGGCGCTGCGTTTCGCACGTCGCCCAGCTGCAGCATAAACGTTATGATGCGCTCGAGACCGAGGCCAGCGCCTCCGTGTGGGGGAGCTCCGGACTCGAAGGCGGCAAGATATTCCTCCATGCCGTCTCCAGATATCCCAGAGTCTGTCATACTCTGGCGCAGTTCGTCGTACTTGTGGATTCGCTGTCCACCCGTGCAGATTTCTTGACCACGAACAAAGATATCAAACGAGTTGGTCCATTTCGGATCGCTGTCGTCCTTGTGGGTGTAAAAGGGCCGGGCGATGGTGGGAAACTTGTCCAAGATGAAATAGTCGGTTTTGTACTTTTCCTTGACAAGTTCGCCCAACCTGTATTCGTCTCTTGTTGAAAGATCATCCTCCTCAATATCTTCGTTGCCATCCTCCCTCAGCATCTGCAGCGCCTCGGGAAATGTGAGGATGGGTGTCTCCTCCAACCACACAAGGTCTTCACTTGGCCAACGCTCTCGGATGATCTTGAGCTCTTCCATCTGGTGGACGGCGGCGAAGATATTTTTTAATACACGGTCAACCATGCGAATGATCTCATGATGGCTTTGGTCTATGCACATCTCAATGTCAAGTCCGGTGTATTCCGTCAGGTGCCGGTGAGTGTTGGAATTCTCGGCGCGGAAGACAGGCCCGACCTATTCGGTTTGTCAGCGGTACTTCTTGGTAGGTTTTGCGGGGGTGTATAGGGGTTCTCATACCTCGTACACACGCTTGAAGTCGGCCGAGATGGCCATCTGCTTGGAGAGCTGCGGACTCTGTGCAAGGTAGgcactgcggccaaaatAATTAACCTTGAACACCTCGGCGCCACTCTCGGTAGCTCCAGCCATGATCTTGGGGGTCTGTATCTCGACAAAATCTTGCTGGTCAAGCGTCCAGCGAAAAGTGCGCGTAACAGCTGCGCGCACCCGAAACAGGGCTTGGTTGGCCGGGTGCCGCAGGTCAACAACCCGGTTCGTCAGTCGGGGGTGCAGCGACTCGGGTGGTTGGTAGTTGTTGAACGAGAGGTTCTTGGCCGGTGCAACCAGGTGGATGGTGTCGATGAGTACctcgaggccctggtgggtcgCTGACCTGACAGGCTCCCTGGGACACTGCAGATGTCCGGTGATCTGTACGATGCTCTCGGGATGCAGCCGCTGCGCCCACTTGACCATCTCGGGCGGGCCTTGAAGGACTCCCTGTATAGAGTGAGTCTGGTCCCGGAGCAGGAGGAAGTCAAGGGCTTTGGAGATGTCGCGCTGGTGATGTATCCGAGCTCGGAACGTTATCTCGGATCCAACAGGCAGCGTCACGAGTTGGGCGATTGGTGTCAGTTCCCTGAAGACAACATCGTCTCCGAAGCGAGCCCGGGTGGCTTCATCCAGATGCTCGCGAGCCTTCAAGTCCTCGCTCCGGCGCCTTGCATCGATAAGTTCCTGCTCCTGCAAGCGGCGCTCGAGCTTGTCGGCCTCCTTCCGTGCCTTCCTCTCCAAGCTGTCACTGCGGTAGGAATCATCATCGCTGGAGCGGTGGCCTCGTGACTTGGACCTGGGCGAGGTCTGGGAATTCGTTGTGTGGCATGCGACTGGGGATTGAACCGGGGTGGAGGTTCGAGAGGTAGCCTTCCGAATCGGCCCAGTGATGAGCTCGGTCAAGCTATGGTTGTGGACCACCTTGAATGACCCAGCCTTGGAAGAGACGAGAAGTTGAGAGAAGAGGCCACTGATACTGTTGATGGGCTTGTTTTCTGCTGCTTTTGGGTCTGCTGCTATGCTTGTGCAAAGTAGAGGTGAGTGTGATTTACGTGCAGTATACATAATGTCATGTCATTCTGGGATGTATTAGTGGAGACTTGAGAGGATAGTGAAGGTCTGCATGCGGCCTGCCAAGAGATGGTGGGCCATGTCCGTTCAAATATGCAGAGCTAAGGTAGTCAGGTCTACGTGGCAAAGAGGTACAAGTATAATACAATAAATTGGATGAGTTAAGGCCAAAGAAAGCAAAGCCAGCGAGGGATCCGGTGTTTCCGTCATACCAGTAGTAGATAGGGTTGGTACGGTAGTTCTCCTCATGCGGAACTGACAGCTCCGGCATACGCGGTCCGAGGAAGAGGGGACTTGGCGTATTCGTGCAGATCCAATGCACGTGCTGGGTCGAAATTGGAGAAGATTCTGGCTAACATCACTGGATGAAGCCACGGAACCCGATTGTGCCGTCCGTCAACAAGTAGTGGTACAGTACCAAAGAGAGAAGAAGCACCTCCGTCCGATGCATGAGCTTGGCCTGGGTTGAGCTACCCCAGCTTGCCCAGTTGCACGATGTGGTCCAGGGATCCTAGGATGAGGAAGGAATGACGCAAATGAAGCATGTGGTTCTCGTTTTGGGCATACATCGAGATCAATGGGGGCTTGGGGCCCAGGGGGAGGCAAGGTGATTGGGTGTTAGGTACCTGTTCCAACAAACACAGACATACAATGCTGTGCTGCTGTACCGGTAGGTACTTGTAAGATGGCCAAGCTAAGCTAGGGGTACATCAGCAAGATCAGGTACTGTTGCTACCTTACCAAGCCAATCTTAAAAAGCATCGCCCTTGTGCTATGCTAGGTATAGAGAGTTGCCTATGGATCGTTCACGGAAAGCGGCTCTGACGGTAGTCGTCCTAGGCGAGATGGTTGCATCATTTAGGGTGGTATAAGTGTCGGGATAGACAGGTTTGAATCGATGTTAGTAGTAGTGATTGGAAGAAACATTAGGACAGTTACGCGTCAGTTTCCTTTTGGGCTGTAACACGTAATAATGGCGGGTGGGTCCTTCCTTGGCCTTGGTTTGGCGTGCGTACTGTGTGGTCAGACAGTGTCCGCAGCCAGTCTTGGTTCATCACTTGGCAGCACCTGCCAATTGCCTCTAGCCCACCAGACCAGATGCTTCTGGATCCAGCAAGATGGAGCCATTCTTGCCATTACAGCAAAACAAGCAATTCGAGCTGATCTCCATGACGTCTAACACCATCTTACACCCTTCCAACGTTGCAACCAAGCCAAGCGGCGTCACTTCACTGCTTGAAGCGGTACCTGGTCCAATCCAATCAATACCTACGCTGCATGTGTCAGCTGAACAACGTTTTTCTCACAGGCACAGGTCTGAGTATGACCGTGGCCCAGGGTTACAAGGTCAATGATTGCCTCAGTTACAGGACTCATTCAATCATGTCGGACACGGCTAGAACACAACCTTGCCGCTTATCCGATCTTAGCGACCGAACAACGACTTTGTCTCTCGTATACCCGACCTACGTTCAGCCCACCTATTGACTACTAGAATTAGACTGGAcgtataattttttttagtGAAGTGATAACCTCATTTCCTAGTGTTCCGGGgttccctttttttgctttttgctttctttttttttttagcaaCACTTAAATGGGTTCGCCCTCACCCGGCACCGCTACCAGCCCACCAGAAGATGGTGACACAGCGGATGACTATGTGAACCCCTTGGACCAAAGTCCTCGATGGGCCCTGGCCACAAGGGCATATGCAATACGATCGGGTGCTAGTTTGGGGTTTGGTATTTCAAATGCTTGGGCTCCGCCCGAGCTGGCGCCCGTCAAAGTGATATGGCTCGATGCTCTCTTGGGCGACTGGAAGGCGAAGCGGGCTATTCGCGTCGACGTCTGGGAGCCTCCTTCACAGCCAAACACCGATAAGCCAGACTTTCCATCCACCTCACAGTCTTCAGCTTCAGATTTGCTCGCGCTAGCAGCTCCAAATGTCGTCGTCAAGACCCCAACGGACGAAATCGACGATAATGCCAGCATTAAATCGGGGTGCAGCAGCGCCCTCTCAAGTAGTgggaggagcagcagctccaAATTGGGCACTCCCAAGAGGCCTAGGATTTACAAAGTGGCCAGCAACCTGAG
The Pyricularia oryzae 70-15 chromosome 1, whole genome shotgun sequence DNA segment above includes these coding regions:
- a CDS encoding aspartyl-tRNA synthetase; translated protein: MYTARKSHSPLLCTSIAADPKAAENKPINSISGLFSQLLVSSKAGSFKVVHNHSLTELITGPIRKATSRTSTPVQSPVACHTTNSQTSPRSKSRGHRSSDDDSYRSDSLERKARKEADKLERRLQEQELIDARRRSEDLKAREHLDEATRARFGDDVVFRELTPIAQLVTLPVGSEITFRARIHHQRDISKALDFLLLRDQTHSIQGVLQGPPEMVKWAQRLHPESIVQITGHLQCPREPVRSATHQGLEVLIDTIHLVAPAKNLSFNNYQPPESLHPRLTNRVVDLRHPANQALFRVRAAVTRTFRWTLDQQDFVEIQTPKIMAGATESGAEVFKVNYFGRSAYLAQSPQLSKQMAISADFKRVYEVGPVFRAENSNTHRHLTEYTGLDIEMCIDQSHHEIIRMVDRVLKNIFAAVHQMEELKIIRERWPSEDLVWLEETPILTFPEALQMLREDGNEDIEEDDLSTRDEYRLGELVKEKYKTDYFILDKFPTIARPFYTHKDDSDPKWTNSFDIFVRGQEICTGGQRIHKYDELRQSMTDSGISGDGMEEYLAAFESGAPPHGGAGLGLERIITFMLQLGDVRNAAPFHRDPKSLPSRPPGLPHPEASTRRRKSATAPASQNNKESLHGTESSDMTPKSSAETEYPPLEKLIANYGDATNTSWLDDRFQIWRHSPTGAAVGYVRQAKDLVIMTGDPLCDPTQYAEIIGAYLDFVRNTLKCKPVWLLVSEEVQRILANEPHNWRTLTCNEEQRIPADDQARRGLSRPGAQRSARRVQREGIRLHEVRPEKDENFKQRANKAIDEWYRAREGKKQVHLTEVRPWIDAEHRRYFAAERDGRVLSLVVLHRLAPRYGWQVKWALDMPSAPNGTIEALVDLALMSISGSPATFGADVSGKLVPVAHIGGAKTKILTKAYETFVKGTGISRKKDFRGKFGIVGEAVFICYPRGAMGMGEIREIYRFFED